Part of the Nostoc sp. ATCC 53789 genome, TTGCCAAGTTCGTTGCAAGGTAGGGGGATGATTAGCTATGGCTTTCCAAAAGTTATTAATATAGTCATTCTGGCGGGTGACGCGGATGTCGTCATATACTGCCCGGATTTCATCGCTGGCTTCTTCGTATTCAATCAGCTTAGTCATGTTTCTATGTTTTTACTTCCAACCATTAGCGGTGATGAAATTCGACCTCTCTCTCCAGAATCTTAATATCATAGTTGCCGAAGAAATCGTGGCCCAGTAAGCCGATGCTGGCTTTGGGTGCGATCGCTACCTGAAGATTATTGGCTGTAACTCCACCTGCTGCAATAGATTTTACCTTACTGGTTGGAAATTCTACTTCGCTACCATCGGCAATTTGGGCTTGCATTGTACCTGTAGTCTGGAGTTTAAGTGTATTCGCCATACTTTGAGTAATAATAGTCCCGCTAGCACCAGTATCTACAATCATTTCAAAGGTTTTTTTGTCATTGAAGGTAACGTCAATCACAGGAGTTCCACCAAAGCGGCGTTTAATTGAAACTCGAAAAACTCTGTCGTCTGAAGGTGCGGCTATATTGCCACAAAGCCTTTCTAATCCAACGGTTTTACCGGAGGACGTTACCATGTAACATGCTCCTGGATCGTCTGCTGTTGCTCGATGAGAGAATGCTAAAAATATCAGCGTTGGGATTAGTGCGTAGGCGTAGCTTTTCGTAGACATCACAGTTGAAGTCATGGTTTTAATCCCATACTTAAAAATATTATTCATATTAGCTTTCGCTCCATTTTTCAATATTTATTTAAATCTAAATTGCTTACAATATTTACTTTTAGTAGCTTAAATAATGTGTTTATTTTTAGGATAGTTATGGTGATTTTTTATATATTTTTAGAATATGAAAATAATGTGATGTAAGCTATATTAGCTAGAATTACTGATTGAAAAATTAAAGATTGGGTGAAGACATGATGAAACTACTGAGAGTTAACTTATCAAGTAAATATTAATTGTCTGACTCAAAGGTTGCTGCTGCATTTACAGCAATTGCGATCGCATTTTTCACAGCAATATCCCTCTGTTCTAAGATGATATTTTCACTCACAGTACGCCCAGCAACTACACCGCAAACAGCAGCAGCAGCAAAATTATACACACCTGCCATTTTGAATAGTGTGCCGGATTCCATCTCATAATTCAAGATATTTAAGTGCCGATATTCTTCTGTGATGCCATGCAGCGATCGCATTAAATTTGGATTTGCTGAATCAGTGCGTTCTTGTCCTTCGTAAAAAGTATCAACTGATGCCGTAATCCCTATGTAATGTTCAACCTTTAATTCTCGCGCAGCTTTAACTAAAGCGACTGTCAGAAACGGATCGGCTGCGGCTGGATATTCCACAGGTGCAATGTCATTTGCTGCACCTTGGCGACACAATGCTGCACTGCTAATAATAACGCTACCAACTGGTATATAAGGTTGAATTGCTCCGCAAGTTCCAATGCGAATAATTTGCCGGATTCCTACCTGTATCAACTCGTTGACAACAATACTTAATGAAGGCGCACCCATACCACTAGTAGCAGATAAGATGCTGCGACCATTTGGTAAATATCCTACATAGCTATTGAGTCCGCGATTTTCTGACAACACGCGCACATCTTGGAAATAAGTTTGGGCGATTAGATGCGATCGCTCTGGATCACCCGATAATAGGGCAATGCTGGGAGGTGATGAACCTAAATCATCTTGTCCAAAGCCAATGTGATAGAAGCGTTTACCTGTCATATAGGTGAGATTAGCGATCGCCCTAACAGAATACTATGCTGGGGTGATTTTTATTTTCCTAGAGCAAATCTCCTCCTTCCCATATCTGAAGTTGTCTTTCAGCCGCAACTATGCAATTGAGATATTTGGCCTGTTCCTTTTTTGTACTACATTTGTAATATTAAAATGTTACTCTTTTGGTGGTGACTGTTTGTCACTTGAACAAAAGGAAATTTTATGATTTCCCGAAACCGCTTATTCAGTAAACTCAATTGGACATTCAGGAGTTTTTTGTGCCTACTTTGAAAACTCTGCAACCTGGAGATGAAGTATCGCTAGAAGCATTTCTCTTGCAACACGCTGATACTTCTATGTTTTTGCGCTCTAATTGGCGGGCTGCGGGACTGCTTGATGAAGGTGCAAGATTTCAAGGAACTTACGTAGCAGCCTACTTAGATGAAAGTATAGTGGCAGTTGCAGCCCATTTTTGGAATGGGATGATAATAGTCCAAGCGCCTGTATATTTGCCAGAGGTGGTGCAAGCAGTTGTGGCACAATCTGGACGTGCTATTTCTGGAATTAGTGGCCCAGCAGCACAAGTTGAAGCGACAAAAAGCATTTTGGGACTTAGCAACACACCAACTCAGCTTGATGAACATGAGATATTGTTTTCTCTAGCACTACGAGATTTACAAATACCTGAAGCTTTAGCATCTGCAAAGGTGCAGTGTCGTTTGCCACATCCAGAAGAATTGGAATTACTTATCGAATGGTGCGTTGCTTATAACGTAGAAGCTTTAGGAAAAACCGATACTCCAAGTTTAAGACTTGCTTGCGATCGCATAATTGAAGCACATCAAGATATGCGTATGCATTGGGTTTTGGTAGCAGGAGATACTCTAGTTTCTTACTCTGCTTTCAATGCCAGTCTACCTGATATTGTGCAAATTGGTGGAGTGTGGACACCGCCAGCGCTGCGGGGGAAAGGCTATGCCAAAAGTGTGGTAGCTGGCTCGTTGTTAGAAGCGCGATCGCTCTTAGTAAAACGTGCCATCCTATTTACAGGTCATAATAACCAAGCAGCCCAAGCAGTCTATCAACAAATTGGCTTTTTGTCTACTGGCGAGAAGTATGGCTTAGTCTTATTTGAAGAGACTCAGGCTTGAGAGCGAATTTTAGATTTTAAATTTTGGATTTTAGATTGAATTATTCACAATCCAAAATCGGGCGTTGGTGATTTCATGTATGAAAACGATTTACTCAAAAACAATTAAATCATAATAGAACTGAGAGTTTCATCATTACGACTGTTTTATGATGTATCAAACTGACCCACCGCGATCGCCAAAAGATGTATTGCCGACCATGTATGATCTTCCCAGTGAAGATCCAGAGGAGCCTGGTTTGCCCGATCAGTTTCATTTATTGCAACCTCGTTTGTTAGACGAAACCTTTCGTCCACAGAATTATCCTAGTGATGAGATATTTGTTGCTAGCAATCTGAATCTTTATTACGATCCGCGCCATCCACTGTGGCATAAGCGACCAGATTGGTTTGCTGTTTTAGGTGTTTCCCGTCTCTACGAACAACGAGATTTACGCTTAAGTTATGTTGTTTGGCAAGAGGGAGTTCATCCTTTTATTGTGGTTGAATTGCTGTCTCCAGGTACTGAAAAGGAAGACTTGGGACAGACATTGCGGGATATCAAGCAACCACCAGGAAAATGGGAAGTATATGAACGGATTCTACGTGTTCCTTATTATGTAGTATTTGATCGATACAAATATGAGTTTAGGGTATTTAAATTGGAAGGTGGTCGTTATGCTGAGATAGCACTCTCAGAGCCACGTTTCTGGATACCAGAATTAGAATTAGGCTTGGGTGTATGGCAGGGACAGTATCAAAATGTAGAACAGCCGTGGTTACGGTGGTATGATGAAACTCTCAACTGAGTATTGACTTCTACAGAACAAGAAAGCCAACGGGCTGAACGAGAAAGACAATGGGCTGAACGGTTGATTGCACAATTGCGTAGACACGAAGTGGCTTGTCGCTAGACATCGCTCGGCGTTGAACCCGATGTAGATACTTAATTCCTCACAAGTTTGCTCTTTTGTGAATAATCTGTATAACCTTGAATATTCTCTGGTTCAAATTGACCCAGTACACGCGAAGCTTCGCGTGTTAAATCCTCATTTCCGGTAACTACAATTAGGTATTTACCAGCATTCAGACGGTTACGATAGGGTAAAGCATCGCCACTGCCAACTGTTATGCCAGTTCCTTGACCGATTAAACTAGCCCCCAAAGCACCGCCTATCGCTCCTAATATACCAGCAAGAAATTCATTACCAAATCGAGCAAACTGGGGAAATAGTTCAACTTCTGTGAGATGGTTAAAGGCATAACCTGCAACAAATCCAAAGATTACAAGCCCCCCAAAGAGCCGAGTTGATTGTTTACGGGCTTGCTTATCGGGATCAATCATTCCAAATTCATCAGCACTTAAATAACCATCTCCTAAAATATTCACTTGTGAAGTTGGCAAGCCTGCTTTTTCCAGAGCAGAGTAAGCGGCTTCTACTTGTATTCGATCTGGTAAAACTGCAACAAGGTAATTCATAAGGATTTCCTTTTTAACAAAGATTTTTTGTGCGAAATTAATAAAACTGCTGAATACGATCCGAGCTATTCTGGCTTTTTGTGCCATTGCCCATCGCTGCCTTTTTCATAATCGCGTTTCACAGCGCTCCAAGCAACACGAAAGGCACGCTCCTCTTCATCATATTCTTCTTGAGCATTGTTAAATGCAGCCCGAAAAATTTCTTGGGCGTGCTTGGGTAAGTGATCTTTGACTGAATCAGGTAAGTCTGCAATCTCTTGGTAAGGCATAAATTTCGTTTCCTTACTTTTTCGCTTGATCCAGAGCTTCAATTGCTCCGCTGGCACGAAAAATCCTTTCTGGATCGTTATCGTAAACAACTTCGTGGATTTGCCACAAGTCGAGGTGGTCAGTTTTGGGACGACGTAGTGATTCTTCAAGTTGTTGCATTGCCACTTTGCGATCGCGTTCTTGGGTGCAAACCTTCGTCATCAAAAAAACCTTATCTCGTCGCCCCTGCAACGCCTCTCCCATCCACTCTTCACTACGATGCTGGTTATGCTCCCAAGCGTTATCCATGTGTCAATGGCTTCGTAGGTAATGTGAATTGCCTCTTCCTTACTCTTTGCTAATTTCTTCCAACAATTACGCGACTTTAAATAATTCGTAATTATTAACTACAAATTATTTAAAGTCGTGATGGTGTTAAAAACTAATTGTTTGTGGTTTAAAACTCGATGTACTATCCCAATAATTCACCTGGTTAATATTCACTTTAAGCAAAGCAATATCGGGTTCGTCCAATCCTTTAGGAAACCAGGTTTGAAGTTCTAGCTTCCATAATTCTCGCATCTTGTTGCGGTCTTTCACGAGTTGTGATCTACCTGAGATAGAAACGTATCGCTGCTGTTCGGGTGACGAAAAACTAACATTGACCTGCTCATGCTGTTCAATCTCAGTCACCTTATGGGAACCAGCATAAGTAAAGAACCAGAGTGTGGCTTCAGAGTTAATCTCACCACTTTTTGACATGGGGTAACTATGCAAACTTCCATCATCATCGACTGTGGTAAACATACCATAATCAATATTTTTGATTAGTTCATGCAGCTTGTGAATCTCTTGAGCGCGGTCTGTAGAAGTTGCCATTGTTTGTACTACTTTTTCTATTTTGATTACAACCAGCTTATAGGATCGTAAAGTTATGTTTTAGTATTAGCTTTTTTAGTTTAAATTGCGTGAGTCTACAGATGTAATTCTATTAAAATTAGCTCTTTTATTTCTATCTATAGAGATATTGATTGATAGTTAATATTCTGTGTACACACATTTAGTCATAGTAAGGTGAACTTTATGCTTATTTCTTTAGACTTAAAGTTTATAATTTTTATCCTTAGCGTAGCGTAAAGCCTTTTCTACGCGAGGCTTTGTCAACTGCATATTTTCTCTATAAGATGCCAGTTGTAGCCCATTCTGACTTCTGAGTTCTTCTTTAATCTCGCCGAGTTATGTATTGAGAAAGCATTCAAGCATTTTGAGAAAGTCAAAAGTTATTTTGCTTGCGGAAAACACCAAAAAGAGAAAGTCAAATTTTTTTATAGGGCACCCATCAGCGATGCCTACGCTCTCGTATTGCTAAATTAACCAAGTAAAGCAAAATCAAGCCTAGCTTGCTGTGGTTAACAATAGTATCTATTTTTACTTTGCAACATTCTTACTACTCATAGCGCCCTATGTAATTGTCAAAATTCCTATTTTACGACAATCCAGACCGGAATTATTACTAGCTGGATTGTATAAGATACTTGTGATAATTTAAGCATTAACCACAATTAGAGGTTGAAAATGGCGACTACATCCAACGTCCAGATTACCATCGCCTTGCAAGAGCCTGGTTTAGATGACGATGAACTGCAAGACGAAACGCAGAGACTATTGCAACAGATGCTGGAACTGGATGAAGTGGAAGATGCTAGCCTTTACCGTGAAGCAGAAGCACCGGAAGGAAGCAAGTCACTTACAGGGCTAGCTGTGGGTTGGCTAACAACGCAGGTGAATGCTAAGAATATTAAAGCACTGATGGGATTTTTAGGCGATCGCCTTGGCAACAAAACCATCGAACTAGAAATCGAGTCTAATGGCAAGAAACTGAAAGTCAAAGCCAGCAGTCGGCAAGAGCTAGAAGCAGCAATTGAGGCAGCACAGAAATTTGTAGCAGGATAGAGAATCGCAGATGGTTAAGGTAGCGTTGCTGATTGGGGTGAGTGAGTATGAGCCTGGTTTGAACCCGCTACCAGGTGCTGTAAAAGATGTCGAAGCGATGCAGCAAGTGCTGTTACACCCAGAAATGGGCGGCTTTACTGAGACAGATATTATGGTGCTAAAAAATCCCCAGCGCCAAGATATGGAAGAAGCTATCGAAAATCTATTTGCCCATCGTCAAAAAGATGATCTGTTAGTTCTCTTTTTCTCTGGTCATGGCATTAAGGATGACACTGGCAGACTGTTTTTAGCAACCCGCACCACACGCAAAACTCCCAGAGGAGATTTAATTCGCTCATCGGCAGTAGCAGCGAGTGTTGTCCATGAAAGCATGAGCCGCAGCCGTTCTAAGCGGCAAGTTGTCATTTTGGATAGTTGCTTTAGTGGTGCTTTTGCCGAAGGTTTATCAGCCAAAGATGACGGCAGTGTAAATATCCGTGAGCAATTAGGAGGAGAGGGGCGGGCCGTTCTCACTTCATCCAGTTCAACTCAATATTCTTTTGAGCAGCAGGGGTCAGACCTCTCAATTTATACCCGTTATTTAATAGAAGGAATTACAACAGGCGCGGCAGACCTAGATGAAGATGGGGTTGTCTCAATTGACGAGTTGCATGAGTATGCCAGCAGAAAAGTTAGAGAAATACAGCCGACGATGAAGCCCGAAATCTACACAAGTAGAGAAGGCTTTAAGATTCGACTTACAAAAGTTCCCCAAGGTGATCCCAAGCAGAAGTATCGCAAAGAAGTGGCGCGATATAGTAGCCGTGGTGATGTTTCTTTTGTGGGTCGCAAGACTTTGGATGCCCTCAGAAGTCGCTTGGGACTATCCGAAATGGAAGCAACTGCAATTGAAGATGAGATGTTAGCAGTTGCTCGTCAAGAATTTAAACAAAAGTTACAGCAATATGAGCGGGACTTTAGTGAGGCACTCCAGCAGCAAGTAGCTCTAAGTGATGATGATATCAATATACTACGCCTGAATCTTCAGCAAATTTTGGGGCTGAGGAATGAGGATACAATGCCAATTGAGGCACAAATCACTGCACAAATTCAATTATATAAGCAGCATTTACAACAGTACAGGCAGGCATTAACGGAGGCAATGCGACAGGAGTATCCTCTCAGTCAAGATACTGGTCATCGCTTACAGCAAATGCAGAGTAAGTGGCAAATTAGTGCTGAAGATTTAGCTTTAATTGAAAGCCGTGTTATTGCTGAAATAGAAGCATATCGACAAAAGTTGCAGCAGTATGAACAGATATTTACTAGAGCAACGCAGCAGCAGTACCTTCTTGGTAAAGTGAAGCGTAATGAACTGCGACAAGAACAGCAAAACTTAAGTCTAAAAAATGAAGATATTGTTCCAATTGAAACTAGAATTACATCTGAGATTGAAGCCTACTTACACAAGTTACAACAGTATGAACAGGCATTTATAAAAGCAACACAGCACCAATATCCTTTGAGTACAACGCAGCGTAATCAACTCCGGCAAGAGGAGCAAATACTAGGACTTAAAAATGAGGACATAGCTCCAATTGAAAGTCGAATTACTGTTGAGATTGAATCCTACCTGCAAAAGTTACAACAGTATGAACAGGCATTTATAAAAGCAACACAGCAGCAGTATCCCTTAAGTGCAACACAGGTTAATCAACTCCGGCTAGAGCAGCAACTCTTAGGTCTAAAAAATGAAAATATTGCTAAGGTTGAAAACCGAATTAAGGCTGAAATTGAAGTCTATCTGCAAAAAATAAAACAGTATGAACAAGCACTAATTCAAACAATTCAGCACCAATATCCTTTTAGTGAAGAGATTCATGAGGAATTAAAGCGATATCAGCAGATTTTGGAACTTGGGGATGAAGAAGTAGCACGAATTGAAGAAAAAGTTTTGAGACAAAAACAGACAAATCAATCTCAAACTCAGCAATTGAATACTTATAAACCCCCAGAGATACCACCACAGTCACCAATATTTTCAAGTCGGCTTGTCCCAAACCAAAAAACTCAGGTAATTCCAGACACTGAGCCTGAAAAAACTGACCAATTACCATTACAGTGGATTGTTGCGTTAATATTTATGGTAGTAACAGGTTCTTTAGGATTTTTCATCCAGCAACAGTCATCAACATTTGACCGAATTCCAGTTGTATCCAACACTACACCAACTCTAAAATCTACTACCAAAGCTACACATATACCACTAATTACGCCTCAGTCCAAACCTACACCAACTCTAAAATCTACCACTAAAGCGACACCCGTACCGCTAATTCCAGTTCAGTCCAACCCTACACCAACTCTAAAATCTACCATCAAAGTAATACCCGTACTGCGATCGCTTAATAACCTTTCTCCTGGCTGGGTAATTAAAACCAAAAATCAAATTTCCTTGGAAAACAACCAATTGCTTCCCCCTGGAGCATTTTTAGAGGTTATCAACATAAATCCAAATCCTAACCCGACTTCTAAAAACTTTTCGGTGTTTATGCGAGTATGTCCAAGCAAAAGTACCCAGGCTCCAGCGAATACTAATAAACCAGCTTCTCTTCCACCCAATTTAGAACCTTTGCCGGAAACAGTATTTCTGGACTTATCCCAACTAAAAAGTTTTGGCATGTCTGTTTTACAATCAGATGCACCAAATCCATGTATAAGGATTACGCAACTGCCAGCTACTCAACTATTTAACACTAGTCAAACTTAGTGAAATAGTCGATACAAGTACAGGCTTTGCTACTGTATAATTTCAATAATTTTATTAATCACCTCTGTTAATTTTTAAAGTTTTATTTGACCTGCTTGATATAAAACAATTTGTTTATCAGTAGTAAAAATTCGATTTGGTCTGATATTACTGGACTGATTTAATCGACCGTAGCTAAAATCACTATTATCTAGTTGAATAGCATAAATATCGCCAACAGCTTGGCTAGTAATTTGGCAAAGTATCAGATCATCTCCCTGAAGAGTAGCAATAACTAAAGCAGGTCTGCGTTTTGTTTGAGT contains:
- a CDS encoding retropepsin-like aspartic protease, which translates into the protein MTSTVMSTKSYAYALIPTLIFLAFSHRATADDPGACYMVTSSGKTVGLERLCGNIAAPSDDRVFRVSIKRRFGGTPVIDVTFNDKKTFEMIVDTGASGTIITQSMANTLKLQTTGTMQAQIADGSEVEFPTSKVKSIAAGGVTANNLQVAIAPKASIGLLGHDFFGNYDIKILEREVEFHHR
- a CDS encoding nucleoside phosphorylase, producing the protein MTGKRFYHIGFGQDDLGSSPPSIALLSGDPERSHLIAQTYFQDVRVLSENRGLNSYVGYLPNGRSILSATSGMGAPSLSIVVNELIQVGIRQIIRIGTCGAIQPYIPVGSVIISSAALCRQGAANDIAPVEYPAAADPFLTVALVKAARELKVEHYIGITASVDTFYEGQERTDSANPNLMRSLHGITEEYRHLNILNYEMESGTLFKMAGVYNFAAAAVCGVVAGRTVSENIILEQRDIAVKNAIAIAVNAAATFESDN
- a CDS encoding GNAT family N-acetyltransferase, translated to MPTLKTLQPGDEVSLEAFLLQHADTSMFLRSNWRAAGLLDEGARFQGTYVAAYLDESIVAVAAHFWNGMIIVQAPVYLPEVVQAVVAQSGRAISGISGPAAQVEATKSILGLSNTPTQLDEHEILFSLALRDLQIPEALASAKVQCRLPHPEELELLIEWCVAYNVEALGKTDTPSLRLACDRIIEAHQDMRMHWVLVAGDTLVSYSAFNASLPDIVQIGGVWTPPALRGKGYAKSVVAGSLLEARSLLVKRAILFTGHNNQAAQAVYQQIGFLSTGEKYGLVLFEETQA
- a CDS encoding ChaB family protein, coding for MPYQEIADLPDSVKDHLPKHAQEIFRAAFNNAQEEYDEEERAFRVAWSAVKRDYEKGSDGQWHKKPE
- a CDS encoding aldo/keto reductase, giving the protein MDNAWEHNQHRSEEWMGEALQGRRDKVFLMTKVCTQERDRKVAMQQLEESLRRPKTDHLDLWQIHEVVYDNDPERIFRASGAIEALDQAKK
- a CDS encoding pyridoxamine 5'-phosphate oxidase family protein; translation: MATSTDRAQEIHKLHELIKNIDYGMFTTVDDDGSLHSYPMSKSGEINSEATLWFFTYAGSHKVTEIEQHEQVNVSFSSPEQQRYVSISGRSQLVKDRNKMRELWKLELQTWFPKGLDEPDIALLKVNINQVNYWDSTSSFKPQTISF
- a CDS encoding caspase family protein; translated protein: MVKVALLIGVSEYEPGLNPLPGAVKDVEAMQQVLLHPEMGGFTETDIMVLKNPQRQDMEEAIENLFAHRQKDDLLVLFFSGHGIKDDTGRLFLATRTTRKTPRGDLIRSSAVAASVVHESMSRSRSKRQVVILDSCFSGAFAEGLSAKDDGSVNIREQLGGEGRAVLTSSSSTQYSFEQQGSDLSIYTRYLIEGITTGAADLDEDGVVSIDELHEYASRKVREIQPTMKPEIYTSREGFKIRLTKVPQGDPKQKYRKEVARYSSRGDVSFVGRKTLDALRSRLGLSEMEATAIEDEMLAVARQEFKQKLQQYERDFSEALQQQVALSDDDINILRLNLQQILGLRNEDTMPIEAQITAQIQLYKQHLQQYRQALTEAMRQEYPLSQDTGHRLQQMQSKWQISAEDLALIESRVIAEIEAYRQKLQQYEQIFTRATQQQYLLGKVKRNELRQEQQNLSLKNEDIVPIETRITSEIEAYLHKLQQYEQAFIKATQHQYPLSTTQRNQLRQEEQILGLKNEDIAPIESRITVEIESYLQKLQQYEQAFIKATQQQYPLSATQVNQLRLEQQLLGLKNENIAKVENRIKAEIEVYLQKIKQYEQALIQTIQHQYPFSEEIHEELKRYQQILELGDEEVARIEEKVLRQKQTNQSQTQQLNTYKPPEIPPQSPIFSSRLVPNQKTQVIPDTEPEKTDQLPLQWIVALIFMVVTGSLGFFIQQQSSTFDRIPVVSNTTPTLKSTTKATHIPLITPQSKPTPTLKSTTKATPVPLIPVQSNPTPTLKSTIKVIPVLRSLNNLSPGWVIKTKNQISLENNQLLPPGAFLEVININPNPNPTSKNFSVFMRVCPSKSTQAPANTNKPASLPPNLEPLPETVFLDLSQLKSFGMSVLQSDAPNPCIRITQLPATQLFNTSQT
- a CDS encoding type II toxin-antitoxin system PemK/MazF family toxin: MAGFVKGDVVIVPFPFSDLTQTKRRPALVIATLQGDDLILCQITSQAVGDIYAIQLDNSDFSYGRLNQSSNIRPNRIFTTDKQIVLYQAGQIKL